The following are encoded together in the bacterium genome:
- a CDS encoding diguanylate cyclase produces MTAVYRFLASHRQPKRQRSLISGLLASMALVGTLQPALGQQRKIPFDRITAEDGLPHNAVNAIVQDQTGFMWFGTQDGLARYDGNRFVVFRNNSDSDDSISNNWVWALLEDKEGRLWIGTNEAGLNLWMPETQSFVHYLNDEMDGTSISSDRIRSLMEDRAGRIWVGTESGLNVFDPETQTFERYLHDPSNPGSLGHNQVRSVYEDSEGTIWVGTNGGGLDRLDLATGSFTHLRHDPKDRTSISMDRVRTIFEDRAGNLWVGTYEGGLNRLDRESGRFERFEHDPLDPASLSDDRVRAIFQDRNGVLWVGTDDGINELLPERGGFVGHLSNLADPRSLSDSQVMAICQDRGGVLWIGTQGGISKWNAITGSFSGFRHDPGKPDTSLASNTVLSFSEDRAGHLWIGTYESLDRLDPKTGQVRHFRENENDPSALHDDRVMSLFTDSDDTLWIGTYEGGLHRLDSATGRFTNYRNDPNDQTSLSRDAVTTVYEDSHGVLWVGTYGGGLNRLNDRRTSFIRYQNDPDNAASLGNDRVLTLLEGSSGKLWIGTYGGGLNAFDRSTGSFTRYRHNPDNPNSLSTNTVFSLLEATDGTLWVGTLGGGLNKWTKADRDANRVRFTRYDSRNGLPNEVVYGILEDDAGTLWMSTNEGLVNLDPSTDQIRSYDTSNGLLSKGFNFASFWKRADGEMIFGGNEGFNSFYPASIRSNTHAPPVIVTSFLKFNREVDTEGPLSDLKEIELSHKDYVVSFEFAALDYSAPKKNRYAYLLDGFETEWNEVGNLNRATYTNLDPGSYTLRVKAANNDGVWNETGLSIAIRVIPPPWKTWWAYLLYVMAALVAILAVLANLAGRRRRETEQRRHLERQVAERTSELALKNRDLQAAINKVELASVTDTLTGLRNRRFLVNSIDSDLALVDRYYEDLKRHPDTAVKESQPDTLFLIFDLDGFKGVNDTYGHAAGDRVLLQVTDLLEATCRESDTIIRWGGDEFLIVARRTRRESAEDLSERLRASVAAHEFELGLGKSVHLSCSIGFAFYPFVRRFPQALSWEQVNAIADRALYISKKSNRNAWVGIFEAGNASNVHPSALVQKMNHELDELVQQKVVTLSTSITEEDRLVWAWA; encoded by the coding sequence GTGGTTCGGCACTCAGGACGGCCTCGCTCGCTATGACGGCAACCGGTTCGTCGTGTTCAGAAACAACAGCGACTCTGACGATTCGATTTCAAACAACTGGGTGTGGGCGCTGCTCGAGGACAAAGAGGGCCGGCTATGGATCGGGACCAACGAGGCCGGACTCAACCTCTGGATGCCCGAGACGCAGTCCTTCGTTCACTACCTCAATGATGAAATGGACGGGACCTCGATTTCGAGCGACCGCATACGCTCGCTCATGGAAGATCGGGCGGGACGGATCTGGGTGGGAACGGAATCCGGGCTCAACGTCTTCGACCCCGAAACCCAGACCTTCGAGCGCTATCTGCACGATCCGTCCAACCCAGGGAGCCTGGGGCACAATCAGGTGCGCTCCGTTTACGAAGACTCCGAGGGAACCATCTGGGTTGGGACCAACGGCGGAGGTCTGGATCGACTCGATCTCGCCACCGGCTCTTTCACCCATCTGCGCCACGATCCGAAGGATCGGACCTCGATCAGCATGGACCGCGTGCGCACGATCTTCGAAGACCGAGCGGGCAATCTCTGGGTTGGAACTTACGAGGGTGGACTCAACCGGCTGGATCGCGAAAGCGGTCGATTCGAGAGATTCGAGCACGACCCTCTCGACCCGGCCAGCCTCAGCGACGATCGAGTGCGCGCGATCTTTCAAGATCGGAACGGCGTTCTTTGGGTGGGCACGGACGACGGGATCAACGAGTTGCTCCCCGAGCGCGGCGGGTTCGTCGGTCACCTCAGCAACCTCGCGGACCCGAGGTCGCTCAGCGACAGTCAGGTCATGGCGATCTGTCAGGACCGGGGTGGCGTCCTCTGGATCGGTACCCAGGGCGGAATCAGCAAGTGGAACGCGATCACCGGGTCGTTCTCGGGCTTCCGGCACGATCCCGGCAAACCCGACACCAGTCTCGCCAGCAATACCGTGCTCTCCTTCTCCGAGGATCGAGCGGGGCACCTTTGGATCGGCACCTACGAGAGCCTGGATCGGCTCGACCCGAAGACCGGTCAGGTGCGCCATTTTCGAGAGAACGAGAACGACCCATCGGCGCTGCACGACGACCGCGTCATGTCCTTGTTTACCGATAGCGACGATACGCTTTGGATTGGCACCTACGAAGGGGGGCTCCACAGACTCGACTCGGCGACCGGGCGTTTCACCAACTATCGAAACGACCCGAATGACCAGACCAGCTTGAGCCGGGACGCCGTCACCACCGTCTATGAAGACAGCCACGGCGTGCTCTGGGTCGGTACCTATGGCGGCGGTCTCAATCGCTTAAACGATCGACGCACCTCCTTCATTCGCTATCAGAACGACCCCGACAATGCCGCCAGCCTGGGCAACGATCGGGTTCTGACTCTGCTCGAAGGGTCGAGCGGCAAGCTCTGGATCGGGACCTACGGCGGCGGTCTCAACGCCTTCGACCGAAGCACCGGATCGTTCACCCGTTACCGGCACAATCCCGACAATCCGAACAGCCTGAGCACCAACACGGTCTTCTCCCTTCTCGAGGCCACTGACGGGACTCTCTGGGTAGGCACACTCGGCGGCGGTCTCAACAAGTGGACCAAGGCCGATCGTGACGCGAACCGGGTACGTTTCACCCGCTACGACTCCCGCAACGGGCTCCCCAATGAGGTCGTGTACGGCATCCTGGAGGATGACGCCGGCACCCTCTGGATGAGCACGAACGAAGGGCTCGTCAACCTGGATCCAAGCACCGATCAGATTCGGAGTTACGACACCTCCAACGGCTTGCTGTCGAAGGGCTTCAACTTCGCCTCCTTTTGGAAGAGAGCCGACGGCGAGATGATCTTTGGCGGCAACGAGGGCTTCAATTCCTTCTACCCGGCCTCGATCCGGTCAAACACACATGCACCGCCCGTGATCGTGACCTCGTTCCTCAAGTTCAACCGTGAGGTGGATACCGAGGGACCGCTGTCCGACCTCAAAGAGATCGAACTGTCCCACAAGGACTACGTGGTCTCCTTCGAGTTCGCCGCGCTCGATTACTCGGCACCCAAGAAGAACCGCTATGCGTACCTTCTTGATGGCTTCGAGACCGAATGGAACGAAGTCGGAAATCTCAATCGGGCCACCTACACGAACCTGGATCCCGGTTCGTACACCCTGCGCGTCAAAGCCGCTAACAACGATGGCGTGTGGAACGAGACCGGCCTCTCGATCGCGATCCGCGTGATTCCGCCGCCCTGGAAGACCTGGTGGGCTTATCTGCTCTACGTAATGGCCGCGTTGGTGGCGATTCTCGCTGTCCTGGCCAACCTCGCCGGCCGCCGGCGCCGAGAGACCGAGCAGCGGCGACACCTGGAAAGGCAGGTTGCCGAACGAACCAGCGAGCTGGCGCTCAAGAACCGAGACCTCCAGGCGGCAATCAACAAAGTCGAGCTGGCGAGCGTCACGGATACGCTGACCGGGTTGCGCAATCGCAGATTCCTTGTCAACAGCATCGACTCTGACCTGGCGCTCGTTGACCGATACTACGAGGATCTCAAGCGCCACCCAGATACCGCGGTCAAAGAGAGCCAACCGGACACGCTGTTTCTCATCTTTGATCTGGACGGTTTCAAGGGCGTCAATGACACCTACGGGCACGCCGCGGGCGATCGGGTTCTTCTCCAAGTCACGGATCTTCTCGAAGCCACATGCCGAGAATCGGACACTATTATCCGTTGGGGCGGCGACGAGTTCCTGATCGTGGCTCGCCGCACCCGCCGGGAATCGGCCGAGGATCTTTCCGAGCGGCTGCGCGCAAGCGTCGCCGCCCACGAGTTCGAGCTCGGGCTCGGCAAATCGGTCCATCTATCGTGCTCGATCGGCTTTGCGTTCTACCCCTTCGTGCGCCGGTTCCCGCAGGCGCTCTCCTGGGAGCAGGTCAACGCGATCGCCGACCGGGCTCTCTACATCTCGAAGAAGAGCAATCGCAACGCGTGGGTGGGAATCTTCGAGGCGGGGAATGCCAGCAATGTCCATCCGTCCGCCCTGGTGCAGAAAATGAACCACGAGCTCGATGAGCTCGTGCAGCAGAAGGTCGTCACTTTGAGCACCTCGATCACGGAAGAAGATCGGCTGGTCTGGGCCTGGGCCTAG